CATGTTGCGGGTGCGGAACACGTCGCGCACCAGGCCGTGCGCCTTGAACATGTTGAAGTGGCTGCCGTGGGAAGTGGCGATGCCGGCCGCGTCCTGGCCACGATGCTGCAGCAGCAGCAGACTGTCATAGAGCAGCTGGTTGACCGGCCCGCGCCCGATGACCCCGATGATTCCACACATGGTGATTTCCCGTTAAAACAATTAGTACGGCAGCCACGTCGCCAGCGACGGGGGCAGCCACAACTTGATGTGCCTGACGGCCTCGGTGGCCGAATGCGAAAACATGGCGTCCTGCCACCAGGGCTCTTGCGGCAGCGGCGTATAGCCGCCCAGCGCCACCAGCACCAGCACGATCAGCAGCCCGCGCGCCAGCCCGAAAATGGCCCCCAGGCCATGGTCGGCCGGCGTCAGCCCGGTAGTGCGGATCAGGGCCGCCAGCGTCATGTTGACCAGCCCGACCGCCAGCAGCACCACGATGAACACCGCCGCATAAGACACCCCCATGCGCAGCATGGCCGTTTCGATATAGGCTTGCAGCCAGCCATAAACCGTGGGCCCCCACCAGATGGCGGCGACGAACGCCAGCGCGAACGCCATCAGCGACAGGACTTCTTTCAGCAGGCCGCGCAACAGGCCCAGCAGGCCCGACACCGCCAGGATCGCCAGCACGACGAAATCGAAGCCGGTCACTGGCTGGCGATGAAGCCGTTGTCGTAGCCCAGGGTGCGCAGGCGCGCCTGGGCCGCCTGGGCGGCGTCGCGCGACGGGAACGGCCCCACGCGCAGGCGGTATTGCTGCTTGCCGCCCACGGAAGCCTGTTCGACGAAGGCATTGGTGACGCCGGCCTGATGCAGCTTGGTGCGCCGCGACTGGGCATCGGCCTGGCTGCTGTAGGAAGCGATCTGCAATACGAAATTGCCCTTGGCGGCCGGCGCCGGCTTGGCCGCGGACTGGCTGCCGGACGAGCGGCCTTCCAGCAGCGCCAGGGCGCGTGCGCCGTCGTCGTCGCGCTGCGGCTTGGCCGGCTGCGCCGGCGGCTTGGCGGCGGGCGGCGGCGCCGGGGCCGGTTCGGGGGGCTGGGCCTGGGCCGTGGCGGGGGGCTGCGCTGGCGGCGTGGAGACGTCGGGCGGCGCGGGCGGTTCGGCCGGCGCCTGGGCGGCGGGGGGCTGGGCCTGTGCAGTAGCGTCAGGCGTGCCCGCGGCGCCGGGCTCGGCCGGCGGCGATACCGACGGCTGATAAGGAGTGTTGCGGTCGGGAATGCGGATGGGGATGTCGTCGGCTACCGGCACGGGCTCGGAATCGAGCACCATGGGCAGCACGATGACGGCTGCCAGCACCAGCGCCACTGCCCCGGCCAGCCGGCGGCGGGCGCGCGCGCGCAGTTCCGCCGCCTGGGCTTCGCTGGAGACCGATGGACGCGGCCTGGAGGGCGATGCCTGCGAGGCGGAATCTTTGCGAGAAAACAATCCCATGGACAGGAATTCCTTGCGACCTGGACGGGGGCCGGCGCCCCGCCTGCCCGAAGCCTATGCTTTGCGGCCCAGCGCCTGCAAAACCGAGGCTACGGTGAGAAATGAGCCGAACACCACGATTCTATCACCCTCGCCCGCCCGTTCGCGGGCCGCGGCATAGGCCGCGGCGGGGTCCGCAAAGGCCTGCACGGTCGGGGCCTCGCCGCCCGCCGGCGCGGCCTGCACGGCCGCCGACACGCGGCTGGCGAGGTCCTGCCCCGAGCCGCCGCGCGGGCCCGGCAGGCCGGCGCAGTACCAGTGGTCGACGCGGCTGGCCAGTTTGGCAATGACGCCGTCGGCGTCTTTGTCGGCCAGCATGCCGAACACCGCGTGGGTATAGGGATGAAACCCCATGTTGTCGAGGTTCTGGGCCAGCACCGCGGCCGCGTGCGGATTGTGCGCCACGTCCAGGATGACAGCCGGCTGGCCGGGCAGGATCTGGAATCGCCCGGGCAGCGAAGCCTGCAGCAGGCCGACGCGCACCGCCTGCTGGGGCACCGGCAGCCGGTCGCGCACGGATTCGAGCGCGGCCAGCGCGGCCGCGGCGTTGAGCAGCTGATTGGCGCCGCGCAGCGCCGGGTAGGCCAGCGCATTGCGGCGCTGGGCGCGTCCGCCGTAGGCCCACTGCTGGCGGTCGCCCGAATAATTGAAATCCTGCCCGAACCGCCACAGGTCGGCGCCGATGGCCTGCGCGTGCTCGAGCAGCGATTGCGGCGGCTGCGGGTCGCTGCAGATGGCGGGCCGGCCGGCGCGGTAGATGTGGGCCTTTTCCAGGCCGATCAGTTCGCGCGTATCGCCCAGGTAATCGGTATGGTCGAGGTCGACGCTGGTGATGATGGCGCAATCGGCGTCGATGATATTGACGGCGTCGAGCCGACCGCCCAGGCCGACTTCGAGCACCACGGCGTCCAGGTTCGACTGCGAAAACAGGCGCAGGATGGCCAGTGTGGTGAATTCGAAATAGGTCAGCGTGACCTCGCCGCGGGCGGCCTCGACGGCGGCGAATTGCTCGGCCAGCGCGGCATCGCTGGCGATCTCGCCGTTGATGCGGGCCCGCTCGTTGAAATCGATGAGGTGCGGCGAGGTGTACAGCCCCACCCGGTAGCCGGCCGCCAGCAGCATGGCCTCGAGCATGGCGCAGGTGGAGCCCTTGCCGTTGGTGCCGCCCACCACGAATTTCACGCCGTCCAGGCGCAGCGCCAGGCGCCCGGCAACCTGCCTGACGCGATCCAGGCCCAGGTCGATGGCCTTGCCGTGTATGGACTCGAGATACTGCAGCCACTGCGGCAACGGGGTAGCGGCATCGAGACGGGAGGCAGGCATGACAACGGGCAAAAATGGCAGAGGCGGAAGTTTAGCAGCCGGCCCCGCGCCAGCCC
This genomic window from Bordetella petrii contains:
- a CDS encoding SPOR domain-containing protein, giving the protein MGLFSRKDSASQASPSRPRPSVSSEAQAAELRARARRRLAGAVALVLAAVIVLPMVLDSEPVPVADDIPIRIPDRNTPYQPSVSPPAEPGAAGTPDATAQAQPPAAQAPAEPPAPPDVSTPPAQPPATAQAQPPEPAPAPPPAAKPPAQPAKPQRDDDGARALALLEGRSSGSQSAAKPAPAAKGNFVLQIASYSSQADAQSRRTKLHQAGVTNAFVEQASVGGKQQYRLRVGPFPSRDAAQAAQARLRTLGYDNGFIASQ
- a CDS encoding CvpA family protein, translated to MTGFDFVVLAILAVSGLLGLLRGLLKEVLSLMAFALAFVAAIWWGPTVYGWLQAYIETAMLRMGVSYAAVFIVVLLAVGLVNMTLAALIRTTGLTPADHGLGAIFGLARGLLIVLVLVALGGYTPLPQEPWWQDAMFSHSATEAVRHIKLWLPPSLATWLPY
- the folC gene encoding bifunctional tetrahydrofolate synthase/dihydrofolate synthase, whose protein sequence is MPASRLDAATPLPQWLQYLESIHGKAIDLGLDRVRQVAGRLALRLDGVKFVVGGTNGKGSTCAMLEAMLLAAGYRVGLYTSPHLIDFNERARINGEIASDAALAEQFAAVEAARGEVTLTYFEFTTLAILRLFSQSNLDAVVLEVGLGGRLDAVNIIDADCAIITSVDLDHTDYLGDTRELIGLEKAHIYRAGRPAICSDPQPPQSLLEHAQAIGADLWRFGQDFNYSGDRQQWAYGGRAQRRNALAYPALRGANQLLNAAAALAALESVRDRLPVPQQAVRVGLLQASLPGRFQILPGQPAVILDVAHNPHAAAVLAQNLDNMGFHPYTHAVFGMLADKDADGVIAKLASRVDHWYCAGLPGPRGGSGQDLASRVSAAVQAAPAGGEAPTVQAFADPAAAYAAARERAGEGDRIVVFGSFLTVASVLQALGRKA